In Meriones unguiculatus strain TT.TT164.6M chromosome 17, Bangor_MerUng_6.1, whole genome shotgun sequence, a single window of DNA contains:
- the Tmem191c gene encoding transmembrane protein 191C — protein sequence MAEPQEQLLQLQKDNRDGRLRKQELEELVRGLEAESESLTARLDELRERERSLQRRRSQASRAIGGEAREAAREHAERARGLLEAAEQHRLELEQQNRKLQEQWEELSSQLFYYGGEQRSQQRAEQQLGTQLAALQKHLELAEAKFTMQAEDLRQGAQRTEEAWASFQEQSGVLQELQGKVMEAAAALEATRGGSEPWDSQPRRVQDCAGSLMEEVARADCEKRLFGGAGSGSLRLWALSALQTLLLLPLGFLVLPLLYVALAKPEAIGPGLPSLGSDAVFRRLRYTLSPLLELRARGLLPA from the exons ATGGCTGAACCGCAGgagcagctgctgcagctgcagaaGGACAACCGTGATGGCCGCCTGCGgaagcaggagctggaggagctGGTGCGTGGGCTGGAGGCCGAGAGCGAGAGCCTCACCGCGCGCCTGGACGAGCTGCGGGAGCGCGAGCGCAG CCTGCAGCGGAGACGAAGCCAAGCGTCGCGAGCGATTGGAGGGGAGGCGCGCGAGGCGGCACGGGAGCACGCGGAGCGGGCTCGTGGGCTGCTGGAGGCCGCCGAGCAGCACCGGCTGGAACTA GAGCAACAAAATCGGAAGCTGCAGGAACAGTGGGAGGAGCTGTCCAGCCAG CTTTTCTACTACGGAGGGGAACAGCGGAGCCAACAGCGGGCGGAGCAGCAGCTCGGGACTCAGCTGGCGGCGCTGCAG AAACATCTGGAGCTGGCGGAGGCCAAATTCACCATGCAGGCAGAGGACCTGCGACAG GGCGCTCAGCGGACGGAAGAGGCGTGGGCCAGTTTCCAGGAGCAGAGTGGCGTTCTGCAG GAGCTGCAGGGCAAGGTGATGGAGGCAGCGGCTGCTCTGGAGGCTACGCGTGGTGGCTCGGAACC GTGGGACTCGCAGCCTCGTCGGGTGCAGGACTGCGCGGGCTCACTCATGGAGGAGGTGGCCAGGGCTGACTGC GAAAAGCGGCTGTTTGGCGGTGCGGGCTCGGGGAGCCTCAG GCTGTGGGCGCTGAGCGCGCTACAGACGCTGCTGCTGCTTCCGCTGGGTTTCCTGGTGCTGCCTCTGCTCTACGTGGCGCTGGCGAAGCCCGAAGCCATCGGCCCGGGACTCCCGAGCCTCGGCTCGGACGCGGTCTTCCGCAGGCTGCGCTACACGCTGTCGCCTTTGCTTGAGCTGCGCGCGCGCGGACTGCTGCCTGCCTAG